The Capsicum annuum cultivar UCD-10X-F1 chromosome 3, UCD10Xv1.1, whole genome shotgun sequence genomic sequence TTTTGTTAGTTGATGGGGGGTATTTCACCTTTGATTATTCTATTCCCTTTTGGCAAGCTTTTGCAGTccgaatttattttttttgtgctaGTTGTGGGTTCTGGCAGCTTAATTTTATGATTGATGAATaaaagctgcctgatctttcttAACAAATCTTGGTAGAAACATTTTGTCCTCGGTTGTCCGTTTTCTCAATATTCTCATCTCAGTTCAATGTGGTGGGTCGGGTTAGAAATATTTTAAGTTCCTTGACCCCTAATATTTGAATTTAGGCAGTTGAATTTTGAGTACTTTTTTCTTGTATATGCGCTCTATTGCCTttgaagacaattttttttagtattgGAATGCAATGACCCCGAATAGAGTGGAATGGGATACAAATGATTCATTTAGTCCTCCATCCCCGATCCCCCTTCCTGCTCTTTTGAATTTGGAATTGAGGTATGTAATAATATGTTTGATTGGTTGATATATGCATATTATTGCTTTCAATATCTTGTCACTTCATATTTTTTAGCTAAAGAATTTGTGTGGTGGGGAGATAGAACGGAAGGTGTAACATTTTCATTTAAAATGAGCAGAGACATATTACAAGCTGCATTTAAAAAGAGCTAGCTGGCCAAAAGAAGGGAATGATCGGCCAGCTCCATCTCACGGATTTAGTTTGAATTACTCTCTTCTAATTGACATTCTAGTTGTAGTTTCAGGATTGGACACTTCTATGGCCCGCAGGGTAAATCTGATCCTCAGAGATGATCGATTGCCTGGAAGAATCTAATCAGAGTTTAATTGTTAGTTTAAGTTCTGTTTTAGGAACCACTCCACCTTTATCCTAAAGCAAGTCTTTTAAGATGCTGCTCAGTTTAGCTATATTATCTGTCTTGTTCTATTTAACACACTGCCATTCAATGTTTGATGCTTATTTGTTTTTTCTGAACTACATAGCATTAAAGTAGATCAAGTCCAGGAATTTATGTTATTGGTTAAGTATAGTTGCTTGTTGTTTTTAAGCTGGGTCTTCGTTGGTTCAGCTTTTGTTAGGACTGTCGGTTCTTCCATGTCTGTATGCTTTCTATCTCAACAGTGGAATTTTATGGACAGGAATGTTTTATCATTACTGAACTCACCTTGCTTTTTTCAGCTATGGGATATAAACATGGATTCTGGTCCAGTATCAACCTTCCAGGTTCATGAATATTTGAGACCAAAGGTGAATTACCATCTGCGTCAAGATGTTACGTGTCTATTTTTGGTATGTTTCTTTGCTGATCATAGGGTTTTTTACTGACCCGCAGCTATGCGATTTATATGAGAATGACTCCATCTTCGACAAGTTCGAGTGTTGCCTTAGTGGTGATGGGCTGCGAGTAGCTACTGGTTCTTATAGGTGTGTAGACCGTCATCTATTTTGATGTTTCTTTTATTAGTTCACCtctgtttttttaaaaaaaaatattagtatgaTTTCAGCAATCTTTTCCGCGTCTTTGGTTGTGCTGCGGGAACTACTGAAGCAAATACACTAGAAGCTAGCAAAAACCCCATGAGGTACCTATATCTTATTATTTTCGTGTGAAAAGATTTGGATACAAATGTTGTTTGTCTTGGTCTCTTACTGACATTGATTGTGCTCCACCAGAAGACAAGTACAGACTCCTTCAAGGCCTTCCAGGTCCCTGAGCAGTAGCATAACACGTGTTGTCAGGAGAGGTATGCATCCTACATATTCATATATGGACTTGACTGAAGTCATGATTATACATTCCTTTTTACCAGAAATTTATTTCACAAACTGAAGTACATTTATTTGCATACAGGTTCAGAAAGTCCAGGGGTTGATGCAAATGGAAATTCATTCGATTTCACGACAAAGTTGCTCCATCTAGCGTGGCATCCAACTGAAAATTCAATTGCCTGTGCCGCTGCAAACAGCTTGTATATGTATTATGCATAAGCGTTAACAGGAGCAATGTAGTTTTCTTGGATAGCATTTTTTCAGGTTGCTTTTTGAGAAATGTTCTTCAGAAGCAGCTTGAGGTTCTACCATTTCACTTCCAGGTGCCTCGCCAACCTGTAACATGATTTGATGTCAAGGTCCAGAAGTGGATGAAAGACTCCACACGAAGCAACTTTGTCTATGTCAGCATACTGGTGACCTCGCTGCGTTCTTATCCCTTCTCGTTTTCTGCTTTGCTCTTTGGAATTTGTTATTATATTGGGTTGAAGTAGGGAAAGTATGCCATAGTTGTCCTACAAGCAAAAACTAATGGATGTGCAAAAAATTGCCACTAGTTTTTAAGGTAAATGTAGTTTTTACTAGAAATGTTGGGGGAAAGGAGCTGCTGCTAACTTGCAGGGCGTTTAGCTTATTTTCCTTGGATAGCATTATTTTTTGTAGGATAAATCAGTGTGCCTTTTGTTATAGATTATTAACTCttttaagtaaattttttttgtaaaacaagTTGAAGGGCACTGACATTTTGCTTACCTGTATTTTTTGCTTTTGGGAAGTGAAATTGGCACTGTTAAGCTTGTCACTCCTTACAGAATGTCAGTGTTTTAACATTCTATAACTCATATTAGATTGAAGTCTGTAGTTTTTCGTACCTGCACTTTTTCTGCCAGATCCTTGTGATGGAATCTAATAATGATCTGGCAAACATGTTTTGATATAATTGATAATTGTTTGTTGGGTGATCATATCATACGCTTGTTTTTGCTGCGATGCATTGTGCTCGACACAATCTGTGAATCATATGAATAAATTTTGTGTTCGTTTTTTCTATGAATCCTAATACGTACTGGAATTCATGTCATCAAATTGCCGTATCACATATTTCACGTGTAAATTTTGTCAACCTATCGGTCTGAATATCTTTATCACTAAAGAGAAGCTCCTTTCATTGAATCCTCCTTTCATTACTTGGGTGAATGAATACTCTAGTCCTTCCTAAATTAGTACTCCCTTGTCTCAATTTAGTGACCTTTTTTTAGaagtttttctttcataaatttgATGCACAATCAAACACTACTACATAAATTGAGAACGATAGGAACACCTTTTTAGTCCAATAAAATAAATGTCCACTTGAAAATTCAAGAGAGCATTCATTTTTAAAGTAGCATGTTTGTTAACATTTTCTTTTGGTGTCAACCACTTAAAAAATCTGCGATAAATTAGGATTTGATCAGAGTATTTATACATATTAAAAGAAGGAAGATGGGATATGGTGGCAGGGAGCTAGAGCTCGTCGCTAAAGCATCTCGTTATTGGTCACATATTAAAAGAAGGAAGATGGGATATGGTGGCAGGGAGCTAGAGCTCGTCGCTAAAGCATCTCGTTATTGGTCCCATCCCTACATTGTATATCCTGCCAACATTGCATATGGGAAAATTATCCTAAACAGATAAAAAAGATCAGAATTACCCGCATAGTAAATTAAACTTATGTGCTCTTGGGATATCCagaattttctaaaaataaagatattgtAATTTAAGCTAACACAACACAATACGTAACAATCATCCAAACAAGCTGTGCATCTCCAGAAAATGCCACGTTGAATAAATAAATAGGCATGCAGCATTTGGCTGAGTGACATAAGACAACAAGTCGTTTAAGTCGGTGCTTCACATTTCTCCTGCATatatcttcaaattatttttcaattccGTCCTCCCTCTGTTCACCGGCGATATGGCTCTTTTACGGAGACTATCTACAGCAGCAACTTCTCGTCGTCCTGCTTTAATCTCCTCTTCCGCTCTGCATATTCACACTGCTGCATCCTCAGCTCCGGCGGAAGTCGGAACTCCACAGCCTCCGTCGCCGAGACCGTCGTCTCCGCCGGCGTTGCCTAAGGCGGCGGAATATGTGATTTCAAAGGTGGATGACCTGATGAATTGGGCTCGACGTGGATCAATATGGCCGATGACTTTCGGACTGGCTTGTTGTGCTGTGGAGATGATGCATACAGGTGCGGCTAGGTATGATTTGGACCGGTTCGGTGTTATATTCCGGCCCAGCCCGAGACAGTCTGATTGCATGATCGTTGCTGGTACTCTTACTAATAAGATGGCTCCCGCCTTGCGAAGGTcactttctcttctttattttattttggaaaccATATGCTATATATTTACCTCTAATTTATGTGTCATAAAGTGTTTGGATCAGGTGGTTGAGCACCTCCACTTTCAATCGATATGCGCATATGTACATGTGGGAACGCTATTGATCctcttagaaaaaaaattcacaagttaaatttctaaattttaatcgTCAATTTGGATATACAACTTATTAGTTTCTAAACATGAAGTTCAcatactttgaaataataattcaaaatatttaaaaggtaaaatagaaaattaatcaCGGTCAGGGAGAACTCGTTTGACTTGAGAAATACGAAGCTACATACCCCATAAATTAGGACAGATGGAGTACATGACATGCATATAGAACGTACTTGTCATAGAGACAAGAATCAATGTATTAGTAGTGTAATACAATAAGAGTATCTACAGACAAAAGCTTTGTTAAATTACGTACCCTCATAACAAAATCGGAGGTAACTAGACTGTAATGCTTAATTAACGGATTGTGTATTACAAGAAAGAATGATATGATCAACATTGGTTGATATATAGTTTAATTTGTTGGAATGATATTTGGTAGGGTATATGATCAGATGCCGGAACCGAGGTGGGTGATATCGATGGGGAGCTGTGCAAATGGAGGTGGTTATTACCACTACTCATACTCAGTAGTGAGGGGCTGTGATAGGATTGTTCCTGTTGATATTTATGTACCTGGTTGTCCTCCCACTGCTGAGGCATTGCTCTATGGTATTTTGCAGCTTCAGAAGAAAATTCACCGCAGAAAAGATTTTCTTCATTGGTGGACCAGTTAATATGATCATGATCCTTCAAATTATAGTGTATGTGGTACTtatctttcatatatatatatgtgtgtgtgtgttatgcTTCTTGTGTGTACTCAAGATGCATGCCAATAAAATGGAAGCTGGAACGTCAAGTGGATAGAGTTAACCTTTGTAGTGTCGGGCTAAAAAAAAGGAGATAGCATAATGCTGGTCCGACTTGTATATCGTATTTGGTTGAAGAAGCATCGGACAAGTTGGAGTTCTTACTTTCTTGGGACTCCACTATCAagatctgtttttattatatGGTCATATCACATATGGATGTAGAAAAAGCTTATACCACTAGAGAATCTATAAACTAGCTAAAGCTACAATGGGATTTCGTGTAGTTGTAATTAGTAAGATGTTAAAAACTGTATTACTCCTGTGATGTACTTAGGTGATTATACTAATATTAGTAGTAACAGTTATAATCAGTTTGCACACTCTTTTAGTCTCCATTGACCCCTGAAATACGCTACTTCTACAGTTCTACTATGccaatatatatcatgaatttaTTAACTTACATATATACGCTATTTACACTGTCAGTCTTATTCAACATGATGTTGCAAGTTCTATTAGTTCTATGCACCGAGAGGAATAATTAGTTGTAGACCTGGTATCTTTTATGTGACTATTTAGTGTaacttttgtttttaatttacaAAAGTCAAAAGTGTCATAAATGCTGAAATAGAGGGTGTGACAGAATAATAACACGTCAAGTGCCatgttattattaaatatttataaatgtttaattttataaattctgTTATTATTATGTATTATCTCGCTGCATGTAAAGGTTTATATACATTTTTAAATTAGGAATCCGCTACGAGTGTTGGTAATTAAATGGGCTACAAAACTAAACAAACAAAAGTATCAGTTGAGTGGTATGGGCTTTATGAGGAGtagaaattatttgatttttcagATAATTATTAAGGAACTTAAACATACAACACCCAACATGGATGTGTTTGCCATGAAATCTGATGAAGATTAATGCCCACCCACCATGGATGTGTTAgcatttaaaagaaaaaggaacttGTCATTGAAAAGAACCGACTATTGTATAGGCTTGGAAGATTATTATTCATAGATTGTGTcatcaaatctcaaaaaaaatcaattacGGTTCTAGAACTGATCGAAGTATtggttgtgtgtgtgtgtttacaTTGAAATTAGACTGATCCGGATTCACTCTAGGATGTCTCGTCTTGGGGGTAAAGCACTCTCTGACAAATGCAATTTCATACTCAAAAGGGCCCGAACCGGAAATCTTTGGTTAAGAATAAACATGTATTCATCACTCCACCACAATTTTTGTAGGTGATTTCTATTGATTTGCTTGTGTGAATTAGATCAAAGTATTCCTACGTTTTCCCCTTACAAATCAGTAGTACATCACGTGGGCATAAAGCCCACTACCAAAACTGGAATTGAATATGGAAACCAAATGGGTCCAGTTTTACTGAAATGCACTAAAAACTGCAAGTCATGGATGTCCTGTTGTCTAGCCACTTTTGTTGGTCATTTGACTTAACTGGTTTAATATGCCATTATTTCTAAATGGTGGGTGTTACTATTTATAACCACAGCCCCATTTAACTATCGCCATTTTTTGTTGACAACGACCGAACGAATTCACACTTAAAAAGGAAAATTGGAAATGATCAGAATTTCACATGATAAGAAGTCACTGTTTTTAGTATCAATGTTTATACCCTATATCGTCATGTTTGATtggttaaatatttaaaatatattttcttgaatGAGTAGCTGTTTTTTTACATTTGAGGTAGTGATATAAACTGCGTACATTTATCCTTTTCAGATCTCATTTGATGGAATataatgggtatgttgttgttattgttgagtAGCTTTGTTTTGTTCCATTCATCTCATAATAAAAAAGTGAATCAAGTAAAAATGAACAAAtacagtaaaaaaataatttttttcaccgaaaaaaaattatttttgtccgCACCTAACGCACCCTAAATATTACTGACAAAAATGAGGTTATTGAAACTATGGTACAAACTGAGCCGTGTTTTGCGCAGGTTTTGACACACAAAGCGGCTGAGAATTTGACTTGCCTTAATCTCAAAATTGCCTCATCTTTCACACTTTATCATTCTACACACCAATTACATCATCTTTTATACTTNNNNNNNNNNNNNNNNNNNNNNNNNNNNNNNNNNNNNNNNNNNNNNNNNNNNNNNNNNNNNNNNNNNNNNNNNNNNNNNNNNNNNNNNNNNNNNNNNNNNNNNNNNNNNNNNNNNNNNNNNNNNNNNNNNNNNNNNNNNNNNNNNNNNNNNNNNNNNNNNNNNNNNNNNNNNNNNNNNNNNNNNNNNNNNNNNNNNNNNNNNNNNNNNNNNNNNNNNNNNNNNNNNNNNNNNNNNNNNNNNNNNNNNNNNNNNNNNNNNNNNNNNNNNNNNNNNNNNNNNNNNNNNNNNNNNNNNNNNNNNNNNNNNNNNNNNNNNNNNNNNNNNNNNNNNNNNNNNNNNNNNNNNNNNNNNNNNNNNNNNNNNNNNNNNNNNNNNNNNNNNNNNNNNNNNNNNNNNNNNNNNNNNNNNNNNNNNNNNNNNNNNNNNNNNNNNNNNNNNNNNNNNNNNNNNNNNNNNNNNNNNNNNNNNNNNNNNNNNNNNNNNNNNNNNNNNNNNNNNNNNNNNNNNNNNNNNNNNNNNNNNNNNNNNNNNNNNNNNNNNNNNNNNNNNNNNNNNNNNNNNNNNNNNNNNNNNNNNNNNNNNNNNNNNNNNNNNNNNNNNNNNNNNNNNNNNNNNNNNNNNNNNNNNNNNNNNNNNNNNNNNNNNNNNNNNNNNNNNNNNNNNNNNNNNNNNNNNNNNNNNNNNNNNNNNNNNNNNNNNNNNNNNNNNNNNNNNNNNNNNNNNNNNNNNNNNNNNNNNNNNNNNNNNNNNNNNNNNNNNNNNNNNNNNNNNNNNNNNNNNNNNNNNNNNNNNNNNNNNNNNNNNNNNNNNNNNNNNNNNNNNNNNNNNNNNNNNNNNNNNNNNNNNNNNNNNNNNNNNNNNNNNNNNNNNNNNNNNNNNNNNNNNNNNNNNNNNNNNNNNNNNNNNNNNNNNNNNNNNNNNNNNNNNNNNNNNNNNNNNNNNNNNNNNNNNNNNNNNNNNNNNNNNNNNNNNNNNNNNNNNNNNNNNNNNNNNNNNNNNNNNNNNNNNNNNNNNNNNNNNNNNNNNNNNNNNNNNNNNNNNNNNNNNNNNNNNNNNNNNNNNNNNNNNNNNNNNNNNNNNNNNNNNNNNNNNNNNNNNNNNNNNNNNNNNNNNNNNNNNNNNNNNNNNNNNNNNNNNNNNNNNNNNNNNNNNNNNNNNNNNNNNNNNNNNNNNNNNNNNNNNNNNNNNNNNNNNNNNNNNNNNNNNNNNNNNNNNNNNNNNNNNNNNNNNNNNNNNNNNNNNNNNNNNNNNNNNNNNNNNNNNNNNNNNNNNNNNNNNNNNNNNNNNNNNNNNNNNNNNNNNNNNNNNNNNNNNNNNNNNNNNNNNNNNNNNNNNNNNNNNNNNNNNNNNNNNNNNNNNNNNNNNNNNNNNNNNNNNNNNNNNNNNNNNNNNNNNNNNNNNNNNNNNNNNNNNNNNNNNNNNNNNNNNNNNNNNNNNNNNNNNNNNNNNNNNNNNNNNNNNNNNNNNNNNNNNNNNNNNNNNNNNNNNNNNNNNNNNNNNNNNNNNNNNNNNNNNNNNNNNNNNNNNNNNNNNNNNNNNNNNNNNNNNNNNNNNNNNNNNNNNNNNNNNNNNNNNNNNNNNNNNNNNNNNNNNNNNNNNNNNNNNNNNNNNNNNNNNNNNNNNNNNNNNNNNNNNNNNNNNNNNNNNNNNNNNNNNNNNNNNNNNNNNNNNNNNNNNNNNNNNNNNNNNNNNNNNNNNNNNNNNNNNNNNNNNNNNNNNNNNNNNNNNNNNNNNNNNNNNNNNNNNNNNNNNNNNNNNNNNNNNNNNNNNNNNNNNNNNNNNNNNNNNNNNNNNNNNNNNNNNNNNNNNNNNNNNNNNNNNNNNNNNNNNNNNNNNNNNNNNNNNNNNNNNNNNNNNNNNNNNNNNNNNNNNNNNNNNNNNNNNNNNNNNNNNNNNNNNNNNNNNNNNNNNNNNNNNNNNNNNNNNNNNNNNNNNNNNNNNNNNNNNNNNNNNNNNNNNNNNNNNNNNNNNNNNNNNNNNNNNNNNNNNNNNNNNNNNNNNNNNNNNNNNNNNNNNNNNNNNNNNNNNNNNNNNNNNNNNNNNNNNNNNNNNNNNNNNNNNNNNNNNNNNNNNNNNNNNNNNNNNNNNNNNNNNNNNNNNNNNNNNNNNNNNNNNNNNNNNNNNNNNNNNNNNNNNNNNNNNNNNNNNNNNNNNNNNNNNNNNNNNNNNNNNNNNNNNNNNNNNNNNNNNNNNNNNNNNNNNNNNNNNNNNNNNNNNNNNNNNNNNNNNNNNNNNNNNNNNNNNNNNNNNNNNNNNNNNNNNNNNNNNNNNNNNNNNNNNNNNNNNNNNNNNNNNNNNNNNNNNNNNNNNNNNNNNNNNNNNNNNNNNNNNNNNNNNNNNNNNNNNNNNNNNNNNNNNNNNNNNNNNNNNNNNNNNNNNNNNNNNNNNNNNNNNNNNNNNNNNNNNNNNNNNNNNNNNNNNNNNNNNNNNNNNNNNNNNNNNNNNNNNNNNNNNNNNNNNNNNNNNNNNNNNNNNNNNNNNNNNNNNNNNNNNNNNNNNNNNNNNNNNNNNNNNNNNNNNNNNNNNNNNNNNNNNNNNNNNNNNNNNNNNNNNNNNNNNNNNNNNNNNNNNNNNNNNNNNNNNNNNNNNNNNNNNNNNNNNNNNNNNNNNNNNNNNNNNNNNNNNNNNNNNNNNNNNNNNNNNNNNNNNNNNNNNNNNNNNNNNNNNNNNNNNNNNNNNNNNNNNNNNNNNNNNNNNNNNNNNNNNNNNNNNNNNNNNNNNNNNNNNNNNNNNNNNNNNNNNNNNNNNNNNNNNNNNNNNNNNNNNNNNNNNNNNNNNNNNNNNNNNNNNNNNNNNNNNNNNNNNNNNNNNNNNNNNNNNNNNNNNNNNNNNNNNNNNNNNNNNNNNNNNNNNNNNNNNNNNNNNNNNNNNNNNNNNNNNNNNNNNNNNNNNNNNNNNNNNNNNNNNNNNNNNNNNNNNNNNNNNNNNNNNNNNNNNNNNNNNNNNNNNNNNNNNNNNNNNNNNNNNNNNNNNNNNNNNNNNNNNNNNNNNNNNNNNNNtaaatattatagttttgattattattaataaaactaattttcttattatgctaattacttcataaagatcatcattagcttatatatttcttatttttttttctagaagataatgtttgtgtttttatgaaaattttgttatatgaataatgtttatgtttttatgaaaaatttgttatatgaattttttttaaaatgtaaatatgatgattttaaagaagttaaaaaaaaaaaattgatgataaagggtaaaataggaattttaaaaagtcaattaggataaagggagagcatgattattgtttaaagttgagagggaagtttgatttttaagacaaactGGGGAGGggaaatgaatataaaaaataattaatattttttaatatattaaaattaatttagagtaaaagtaattaatattaaggataaaatagaaaaaaaaatatttttttgatatttcaaaactgacaagtaaaaattaaaatacaattaaaaattttgtgacaagtaaaaataagcAAAGAAGTAATTTTTAAACTCTTAAACATGTCACCATTTTGAGATAAAATCTTTTGGCTCAAGTAATTTAAAGCGAAAAGAGTATATAATATTCAATAATCATGATTTTAGTTTATATGTCTTAATTTGTGCGGATAAGAAATTTAAGAAagataaaagatattttaaaattttgtgttattAAATTTAAACGGTTGAATACATTAATAACTTATTAAATTTGTaagtaaatttaattttaaaaacccaAACTATAACACATTTtaattaagtataaataacataaatagcaACCTTTTGGATGTAATTATACACtcccattttttaaattattttactctctccctattaatatacataacatagctgacatatacatagcattctgtgtatatgttgagatttttgtaatatatttaggaagttgagattttttgtaatattggaaacataagttgtgtatttttgtgtaatttttagtttaattaaaCACTTGAATATATACTGGATATTGTCGTTAGACgcttttgattatgaaattttttttgggattctTCACAAAAAATTCATCATGCATAtaaattaattacataaaatatattttttctttgaattaatATTATGCGTGAAACTTTTCGGAAGCAGGCTAAAAGAATACATAAAGAGGTTGTTTGAtaaagtgtat encodes the following:
- the LOC107861752 gene encoding NADH-quinone oxidoreductase subunit B 1 encodes the protein MALLRRLSTAATSRRPALISSSALHIHTAASSAPAEVGTPQPPSPRPSSPPALPKAAEYVISKVDDLMNWARRGSIWPMTFGLACCAVEMMHTGAARYDLDRFGVIFRPSPRQSDCMIVAGTLTNKMAPALRRVYDQMPEPRWVISMGSCANGGGYYHYSYSVVRGCDRIVPVDIYVPGCPPTAEALLYGILQLQKKIHRRKDFLHWWTS